One genomic segment of Syngnathus typhle isolate RoL2023-S1 ecotype Sweden linkage group LG8, RoL_Styp_1.0, whole genome shotgun sequence includes these proteins:
- the LOC133158066 gene encoding glycine N-acyltransferase-like protein 3 has product MKVLQRDEQMTAETVLLKHLPKSYQVYGLLHACNRNPTCIQFIVDTWPDFKVILCRPDPHNKQASDWGKRLMFYTSDEKVLRKMLLEEDLIDWSNYVIIGGFESSHTSMVKEVFTQRRVNYELLACAHLFYLPDSSHLVTPAFDSDIKSRISSLDLSHAHLVNQTWKFGGGEIGYKKIVRQISNFPSYCITDDQAQPVSWLLLHEYMAMGMLYTAPEHRRKGYASVLLYTMAQRLLAEGHPVFCYVEENNTVPFKLVKSLGFIEDPSYRDIWARFDA; this is encoded by the exons ATGAAGGTCCTCCAAAGAGATGAGCAAATGACTGCTGAGACTGTTCTGCTGAAACACTTACCCAAGAGTTATCAG GTCTATGGACTCTTACATGCTTGTAACAGAAACCCAACTTGCATACAGTTCATTGTTGATACTTGGCCCGATTTTAAGGTCATTCTTTGTCGTCCTGACCCGCAC AACAAACAAGCCTCAGACTGGGGAAAAAGGTTAATGTTCTACACCTCAGATGAGAAGGTATTGAGGAAAATGTTATTAGAAGAGGATTTAATCGACTGGAGCAATTATGTTATTATTGGAG GCTTTGAAAGTTCTCACACCTCCATGGTCAAAGAGGTTTTCACACAGAGACGAGTCAACTACGAACTTCTGGCTTGTGCACATCTTTTTTATTTACCGGATAGTAGCCATCTGGTCACACCAGCTTTTGACAG TGATATTAAATCAAGGATTTCATCCCTCGATCTTTCTCATGCTCATCTGGTGAATCAAACCTGGAAATTTGGCGGGGGTGAAATAGGCTACAAGAAGATTGTACGACAAATCAGCAACTTCCCTTCTTATTGCATCACTGATGACCAGGCTCAGCCTGTATCGTGGCTGCTTTTGCACGAATACATGGCAATGGGCATGTTGTATACTGCACCTGAGCACAGACGAAAAGGCTACGCCTCTGTCCTGCTCTACACTATGGCCCAGAGACTCCTTGCTGAGGGCCACCCAGTGTTCTGCTATGTAGAGGAAAACAACACAGTCCCATTTAAGCTAGTTAAAAGCCTGGGTTTCATCGAGGATCCCTCTTACAGAGACATATGGGCTAGGTTTGACGCATGA
- the ephx5 gene encoding epoxide hydrolase 1, whose protein sequence is MQRVHFLKDCFLNLDTFHKQIVIGTAVAAGVALLYVQHRRCSKVQTIPQGDGWWGAGEKPQSEDDKIYSFEVQTSDDEIKVLQERIDNTRYSDPLEDSTFEYGFNSTYLKQVVSYWRHQYDWKKQVAMLNKYPHFKTKIEGLDVHFIHVRPTPQKNQKVVPLMLVHGWPGSFFEFYKILPLLTESHNDLAFEVICPSIPGYGFSEAPHKQGFNTFAAARIFLKLMELLGFLQFYLQGGDWGSLITTNMAQMKPQCVKGLHLNSFMSRKGSKVMLSLLIGPYLPCLVSLSREDVRRLFPFFKKQVWTILRESGYLHIQATKPDTVGCAMNDSPVGLAAYILEKFSTWTDMENIHLEDGGLERKFSLDDLLTNVMIYWTTGSIVSSMRFYKENLKENIENRIDSRTRIFVPTGLAAFPGELMHCPKSWAQNRFQNIVSYTMMPRGGHFAAFEEPHLLANDLIQFVRRVEL, encoded by the exons ATGCAAAGAGTACATTTTTTGAA AGACTGCTTCCTGAACTTGGATACTTTCCACAAGCAGATCGTGATCGGCACAGCGGTAGCAGCAGGCGTCGCATTGCTGTACGTTCAGCACAGAAGATGTTCCAAAGTTCAAACTATTCCCCAAGGTGATGGGTGGTGGGGAGCAGGCGAGAAACCACAATCAGAAGATGACAAGATCTACTCTTTTGAGGTGCAAACCTCAGATGATGAAATCAAG GTCCTTCAAGAGCGCATTGACAATACCCGCTACAGTGACCCTCTGGAAGATAGCACATTTGAGTATGGATTCAATTCCACTTATCTCAAGCAAGTGGTTTCCTATTGGAGACACCAGTATGACTGGAAAAAACAAGTGGCAATGCTGAACAAGTATCCacacttcaaaacaaaaatcgaAG GATTAGATGTGCATTTCATCCATGTTCGGCCAACTCCACAAAAGAATCAAAAAGTGGTCCCACTTATGCTTGTTCATGGCTGGCCAGGCTCCTTCTTTGAATTCTACAAGATCTTGCCACTTCTCACTGAGAGCCACAATGATCTCGCCTTCGAGGTCATATGCCCGTCTATACCTGGATATGGTTTCTCGGAGGCCCCTCATAAACAAG GTTTCAACACTTTTGCTGCTGCCAGAATTTTCCTGAAATTAATGGAGCTTTTAGGGTTCTTGCAGTTCTACCTGCAGGGAGGAGACTGGGGCTCTTTGATCACCACCAATatggcacagatgaagcctca GTGTGTGAAAGGTCTCCACTTAAACAGTTTTATGTCAAGAAAAGGGTCTAAAGTGATGTTGTCCCTCTTGATTGGCCCCTATCTGCCCTGCTTGGTGAGCCTGAGTCGGGAAGATGTCCGCCGCTTGTtcccattttttaaaaagcaagTGTGGACCATCTTGAGGGAATCAGGCTACTTACACATTCAGGCTACCAAACCAGACACTGTAG GTTGTGCGATGAATGACTCCCCGGTAGGCTTGGCTGCTTACATTCTGGAGAAGTTCTCCACCTGGACTGACATGGAGAACATACACCTGGAGGATGGTGGGCTGGAAAG GAAATTTAGCCTGGATGACCTCTTGACAAATGTCATGATCTACTGGACCACAGGCTCCATCGTCTCCTCCATGCGTTTCTACAAAGAGAACCTTAAGGAGAATATTGAAAACAGGATTGACTCAAG GACAAGAATATTTGTACCGACAGGATTGGCTGCCTTCCCTGGAGAGCTGATGCACTGTCCTAAATCGTGGGCCCAAAATAGGTTTCAAAACATTGTCTCATACACAATGATGCCTCGAGGTGGTCACTTTGCTGCCTTTGAGGAGCCTCATCTGTTGGCCAATGATCTAATCCAGTTTGTTAGAAGGGTGGAGCTTTGA
- the mad2l1bp gene encoding MAD2L1-binding protein — translation MKQPIPSSKKLADAEMMIAPRLLNVPDDSNTGENVGAADGKPEVGEKECKCSEVESQDQVNSAQQNDNITVSSSNSLENTKVGVCSVTTEKHQFNTAESDAEMARRAKEEGIVNVVFPGTVTQEGCCRFVSEILKCILYQRQQLPMTYDQLVYSQKKWQDSKVNKDVCGRKVNMADVNGRKRQKTLQDLEELLHQLEVMFTVSKVPRVLLLMGGSLILPKEIYEINLEALVIESGERCLRMSSCLRQLFRTLFVADLLSDSRPGRLMPTTVLALAHRDCGVGWFHPKLQFKVPTSVNKQTIALCTDLCSFSNKSTDVVDWKEYVWFQAPTTIKGFRD, via the exons ATGAAGCAGCCAATCCCGTCTTCAAAAAAACTAGCAGACGCTGAAATGATGATCGCACCAAGGTTACTGAATGTTCCCGACGATTCAAATACAGGAGAAAATGTCGGCGCGGCTGATGGCAAACCAGAAGTGGGTGAAAAAGAATGTAAATGTTCTGAAGTCGAAAGCCAGGATCAAGTCAACAGCGCCCAACAGAACGACAACATCACTGTGTCTTCAAGCAACTCGCTTG AAAACACAAAAGTAGGAGTCTGCAGCGTGACAACCGAGAAACATCAATTTAACACAGCCGAGAGTGACGCAGAGATGGCGAGAagagcaaaggaggagggaattGTCAATGTGGTTTTCCCCGGCACTGTAACTCAAGAAGGCTGTTGCCGTTTTGTCAGCGAAATCCTCAAGTGCATTTTGTATCAGCGGCAACAGCTGCCCATGACCTATGACCAACTCGTGTACTCCCAGAAGAAATGGCAAGACTCAAAAGTG AATAAAGACGTTTGTGGAAGGAAAGTGAATATGGCAGACGTAAATGGACGTAAACGTCAGAAGACGCTTCAGGACCTGGAGGAGCTGCTGCATCAGCTGGAGGTGATGTTCACTGTTAGCAAGGTACCCCGGGTTCTGCTGCTCATGGGTGGTTCGCTCATCCTCCCCAAAGAGATCTACGAGATCAACCTGGAGGCGCTGGTCATAGAAAGTGGCGAACGATGTCTCCGCATGTCGTCATGTTTACGACAACTCTTCCGCACACTTTTTGTAGCTGACCTTTTGTCTGATAGTAGACCTGGCCGTTTAATGCCCACCACGGTCTTGGCGCTGGCCCACAGAGACTGTGGGGTTGGTTGGTTCCACCCTAAACTCCAGTTTAAAGTGCCAACTTCAGTCAACAAACAAACGATTGCTCTTTGTACTGATCTGTGCAGTTTTAGTAACAAAAGCACAGACGTAGTGGACTGGAAGGAATATGTGTGGTTTCAAGCACCTACGACCATCAAAGGCTTTCGGGATTGA
- the snx5 gene encoding sorting nexin-5 has product MTATLDESDKEKMRSVSVDLNNDTSLLIDIPDALCERDKVKFTVHTKTTLHSFQKPEVSVPRQHEDFIWLHDTLVETEDYAGLIIPPAPPKPDFESPREKMHKLGEGEATMTKEEYTKMKQELEAEYLAVFKKTVQVHEVFLQRLSSHPILSKDRNFQIFLEYDQDLSVRRKNAKEMFGGFFKNMVKSADEVLISGIKEVDDFFEQEKMFLLDYYSKIKDSTAKAEKMTRTHKNIAEDYIQISSTLNALSAEDSTTNRKHMEKLSDLFEKLRKVEGRVASDQELKLTELLRYYMRDIQAAKDLLYRRARALADYENSNKALDKARLKSKDIPQAEEHQQLCLQKFDKLSESGKKELTSFKGRRVVAFRKNLIEMAELEIKHAKNNVTLLQGCIELLRN; this is encoded by the exons ATGACAGCTACTTTAGACGAAAGCGACAAGGAAAAG ATGCGCTCTGTGTCTGTTGACCTCAATAATGACACATCTCTGCTTATTGACATTCCTGATGCACTCTGTGAAAGAGACAAAGTCAAGTTTACGGTCCACACAAAG ACTACACTTCATAGTTTCCAGAAGCCAGAAGTCTCTGTTCCCCGGCAGCATGAAGATTTCATTTGGTTACATGACACGCTGGTGGAGACGGAAGACTACGCTGGCCTAATA ATCCCACCAGCACCCCCAAAGCCTGACTTTGAAAGCCCAAGAGAGAAGATGCACAAATTGGGAGAAGGTGAAGCCACTATGACCAAGGAAGAGTACACTAAAATGAAGCAAGAGCTGGAAGC TGAGTACCTGGCTGTGTTCAAGAAAACTGTCCAAGTCCATGAGGTTTTCTTGCAGAGACTCTCTTCTCATCCCATTCTAAGCAAAGACAGAAACTTTCAGATTTTCCTCGAGTATGACCAGGAT cTCAGTGTCAGAAGAAAGAATGCCAAGGAGATGTTTGGAGGATTCTTTAAGAACATGGTGAAGTCAGCTGATGAAGTCCTTATCTCAGGAATAAAG GAAGTCGATGACTTTTTTGAGCAGGAGAAGATGTTCCTTCTCGACTATTACAGCAAGATTAAAGATTCCACTGCCAAAGCAGAAAAAATGACCCGCACGCACAAAA ATATCGCAGAAGATTACATTCAGATCTCATCCACTCTGAATGCTCTTTCAGCAGAAGATAGCACAACTAATAGGAA GCATATGGAGAAGCTCTCAGATCTCTTTGAGAAGCTCAGA AAAGTGGAGGGAAGAGTAGCATCTGATCAAGAGCTCAAGCTCACCGAGTTGCTAAGATATTACATGCGAGATATCCAGGCAGCAAAG GATCTTCTCTACCGACGAGCTCGCGCATTAGCTGACTATGAGAACTCCAACAAGGCCTTAGATAAGGCTCGACTGAAAAGCAAGGACATTCCCCAGGCTGAGGAACACCAGCAGCTGTGTCTACAAAAATTTGACAAGCTTTCTGAGTCTGGAAAGAAAG AGCTCACCAGTTTCAAAGGCAGGCGAGTTGTGGCATTTAGAAAGAATCTCATTGAGATGGCCGAACTGGAGATTAAACATGCCAAG AACAATGTGACACTATTGCAAGGCTGCATTGAGCTGCTTAGGAACTGA
- the mgme1 gene encoding mitochondrial genome maintenance exonuclease 1 isoform X1, which translates to MLILKSLPFARGISVGMLQNTSLPFGFFIACHRSNTRKGASLYNSVDRERYSSLVKSVMSSRVSSQTPDTIQAEDEHMFGPVVKAHTQSKQETMSPKVMHPFLHREETEEPESKPPVRIVFNREQNRSSIPSVTRILQATLSPEQHFYLERWKRKMIAELGEEGFKEYTMNLFRQGKLFHSALEEVLMSGVTRQDEEHEPHPPEVIGCLKSIAYILEDVSAVKVIESSVQHDTLNYLGIVDCVARYRGVLCAIDWKTSEKPKPFLSNTYDNPIQVAAYAGALNSDGRYKYQVENGLIVVAYKDGSPGHAHQLNQELMLEYWEKWLIRLEKFREHRISGENPRKDKENSAPDFKNSNVGIVS; encoded by the exons atgttgattttaaaAAGTCTGCCTTTCGCCCGAGGTATTTCTGTTGGGATGCTTCAAAACACCTCCCTCCCCTTCGGCTTTTTCATCGCCTGTCACCGTTCAAACACCCGCAAAGGTGCGAGTCTGTATAACTCAGTGGACCGTGAGCGCTACTCGTCTCTTGTAAAGTCTGTCATGTCTTCGAGAGTTAGTTCTCAAACGCCCGACACCATTCAAGCTGAGGATGAGCACATGTTTGGACCAGTTGTCAAAGCTCATACTCAGTCAAAACAAGAGACGATGTCCCCCAAAGTCATGCATCCCTTTTTACATCGCGAGGAAACAGAGGAGCCCGAGTCAAAACCTCCAGTCCGGATTGTATTCAACCGGGAGCAAAATCGGTCGTCTATACCGAGTGTGACCAGAATTCTTCAGGCAACACTTTCACCAGAGCAGCACTTCTATTTGGAGAGATGGAAGAGGAAGATGATTGCAGAACTGGGGGAGGAAGGCTTCAAAGAATACACAATGA ATTTGTTTAGACAAGGGAAACTTTTCCATTCAGCCTTGGAGGAAGTTCTCATGTCAGGGGTAACAAGACAAGACGAAGAACATGAACCGCATCCACCTGAAGTGATCGGATGCTTGAAGAGCATCGCTTACATTCTGGAAGATGTCAGCGCTGTAAAAGTAATAGAGAGCAGTGTGCAGCATGACACTCTCAATTACTTGGGCATCGTGGACTGTGTGGCCCGCTACAG AGGTGTTCTGTGTGCTATTGACTGGAAGACTTCAGAAAAACCTAAACCATTCCTGAGCAACACGTATGACAACCCTATCCAGGTAGCGGCCTACGCTGGGGCTTTGAACAGTGATGGCAGATACAAATACCAG GTGGAGAACGGCCTTATTGTTGTAGCTTACAAGGATGGCTCACCTGGCCATGCTCACCAACTAAACCAAGAGCTGATGTTAGAGTATTGGGAAAAGTGGCTGATTCGCTTAGAAAAATTCAGAGAACATAG aatatctggagaaaacccacggaaGGACAAGGAGAATTCCGCACCAGATTTCAAGAACAGTAATGTTGGAATAGTCTCGTGA
- the mgme1 gene encoding mitochondrial genome maintenance exonuclease 1 isoform X2: MLILKSLPFARGISVGMLQNTSLPFGFFIACHRSNTRKGASLYNSVDRERYSSLVKSVMSSRVSSQTPDTIQAEDEHMFGPVVKAHTQSKQETMSPKVMHPFLHREETEEPESKPPVRIVFNREQNRSSIPSVTRILQATLSPEQHFYLERWKRKMIAELGEEGFKEYTMNLFRQGKLFHSALEEVLMSGVTRQDEEHEPHPPEVIGCLKSIAYILEDVSAVKVIESSVQHDTLNYLGIVDCVARYRGVLCAIDWKTSEKPKPFLSNTYDNPIQVAAYAGALNSDGRYKYQVENGLIVVAYKDGSPGHAHQLNQELMLEYWEKWLIRLEKFREHRSSER; the protein is encoded by the exons atgttgattttaaaAAGTCTGCCTTTCGCCCGAGGTATTTCTGTTGGGATGCTTCAAAACACCTCCCTCCCCTTCGGCTTTTTCATCGCCTGTCACCGTTCAAACACCCGCAAAGGTGCGAGTCTGTATAACTCAGTGGACCGTGAGCGCTACTCGTCTCTTGTAAAGTCTGTCATGTCTTCGAGAGTTAGTTCTCAAACGCCCGACACCATTCAAGCTGAGGATGAGCACATGTTTGGACCAGTTGTCAAAGCTCATACTCAGTCAAAACAAGAGACGATGTCCCCCAAAGTCATGCATCCCTTTTTACATCGCGAGGAAACAGAGGAGCCCGAGTCAAAACCTCCAGTCCGGATTGTATTCAACCGGGAGCAAAATCGGTCGTCTATACCGAGTGTGACCAGAATTCTTCAGGCAACACTTTCACCAGAGCAGCACTTCTATTTGGAGAGATGGAAGAGGAAGATGATTGCAGAACTGGGGGAGGAAGGCTTCAAAGAATACACAATGA ATTTGTTTAGACAAGGGAAACTTTTCCATTCAGCCTTGGAGGAAGTTCTCATGTCAGGGGTAACAAGACAAGACGAAGAACATGAACCGCATCCACCTGAAGTGATCGGATGCTTGAAGAGCATCGCTTACATTCTGGAAGATGTCAGCGCTGTAAAAGTAATAGAGAGCAGTGTGCAGCATGACACTCTCAATTACTTGGGCATCGTGGACTGTGTGGCCCGCTACAG AGGTGTTCTGTGTGCTATTGACTGGAAGACTTCAGAAAAACCTAAACCATTCCTGAGCAACACGTATGACAACCCTATCCAGGTAGCGGCCTACGCTGGGGCTTTGAACAGTGATGGCAGATACAAATACCAG GTGGAGAACGGCCTTATTGTTGTAGCTTACAAGGATGGCTCACCTGGCCATGCTCACCAACTAAACCAAGAGCTGATGTTAGAGTATTGGGAAAAGTGGCTGATTCGCTTAGAAAAATTCAGAGAACATAG aTCCAGTGAAAGGtga
- the cst3 gene encoding cystatin C (amyloid angiopathy and cerebral hemorrhage): MISRVAFVFLGVVCAVGFGALIGGFSNADPNEEGARNALNFAIAQHNAATNDMYRRVGKEVIESKKQIVAGVKYVFTVKMVKTNCRKDASDECAVPADAQPYQCTFTVWSRPWLPDIRLVGETNC; the protein is encoded by the exons ATGATTTCGAGGGTAGCCTTCGTTTTTCTCGGCGTAGTTTGCGCCGTAGGCTTCGGCGCGTTAATCGGAGGATTCAGCAATGCAGACCCCAACGAGGAAGGGGCGAGGAATGCTCTCAACTTCGCCATTGCTCAACATAATGCGGCCACGAACGACATGTACCGCAGAGTCGGCAAAGAAGTGATCGAGTCTAAAAAACAG atTGTCGCCGGCGTCAAGTACGTATTCACTGTTAAAATGGTGAAGACTAACTGCAGGAAGGACGCTTCTGATGAGTGCGCCGTGCCAGCCGACGCCCAG CCTTACCAGTGCACTTTCACCGTGTGGAGCCGCCCATGGCTGCCAGACATCCGGCTGGTCGGGGAAACAAATTGCTAG